A window of Microbacterium lushaniae genomic DNA:
CGACGTGGTCGCCGACGGAGAAGCCCTCGACCTCGGCGCCGACCTCGACGATCTCGGCCGCGGGCTCGTGGCCCAGGGGAGTGGCGCCCTGGCGAGGCGGGATTCCGCCGTAGCTCGCGTACATCGCGTCGGAGCCGCAGATGCCGCACGCGCGCATACGCAGCAGGACATCCCGCGGGCCGACCTCGGGCTCATCGACCTCGACCCAGTCGATCTGATTCACACCAGTGACGTGAACGGATTTCATGAGGGCCTCCTCAACCTTCGGTGGTGGTCGGCAGGAGCTGCGCGGCCACCTGAATAATATCCGAGCACTGTTCGGAAACGTGAGGACAGGGCCGTGCGTAATGATGAACGCATGAGTGCGAAGAGCCCAGGGCGCCCGCGCCAGACGACGCACGACGACATCCGCGCCGTCGCCTTCGCACTGTTCGCCGAGAAGGGGTACGCGCGCACCTCACTGGCCGAGATCGCCCGCGCCAGCGGCGTGAGCCGCACCACGCTGTTCGCCTACTTCCCCGCCAAGCGCGACCTCATGTGGGAGGAGTTCGACGCCGGTGCCGAGCGGATGCGGCGGACTCTGGACGCATCCCGCGACCTGCCGGTGATGGATGCGATCGTCGCGGCCCTGCTCGCGGTGGCGCACTACGGTCCCGCCGATCATGCCTCCTTCGTCGAACGCCGACGGATCGTCTATTCCGACGACGGATTGCGCGCGGCGGCGGCCCTGCGCGCCGACGAGCTGAGCGAGGTGGTGGTCGAGCAGGTGCGGCGGCGCGCGCCGGATGCCGACCCGGAGCGGGTCG
This region includes:
- a CDS encoding TetR/AcrR family transcriptional regulator encodes the protein MSAKSPGRPRQTTHDDIRAVAFALFAEKGYARTSLAEIARASGVSRTTLFAYFPAKRDLMWEEFDAGAERMRRTLDASRDLPVMDAIVAALLAVAHYGPADHASFVERRRIVYSDDGLRAAAALRADELSEVVVEQVRRRAPDADPERVGDVVHALMAVGERGTADWAHLPQATEALDTHLATRLQPFVDALRPLLD